The following proteins are encoded in a genomic region of Oreochromis aureus strain Israel breed Guangdong linkage group 8, ZZ_aureus, whole genome shotgun sequence:
- the LOC116329803 gene encoding probable phosphatase phospho1: MPSTERNHSPKMTAPLTPAAPQDQRFLVLFDFDETIICESSDDAVVRTLPDKELPAWLKNSYREGHYNEHSQKILAYMAEQGVSKDSIHSAVEKIPPNQGLMNLFQYLQSHQQDFELVVVSDANMYFIETWLRHAGVRDLFRKIFTNPSSFNEAGQLVLLPFHSHSCPRCPDNMCKQVILREYLAERQKERGGVPFQRVFYIGDGANDTCPSLALGPRDTAFPRRDFPMHRLLKEFQQSAKVKANIVPWVSGEDIVDCLKKIVEER; this comes from the exons ATGCCCTCCACCG AAAGAAATCACTCACCAAAGATGACAGCTCCGTTAACGCCTGCCGCACCACAGGATCAACGCTTTTTGGTGTTGTTTGACTTCGACGAGACCATCATTTGCGAAAGCAGCGACGATGCTGTGGTGCGTACTCTGCCAGACAAAGAGCTCCCTGCCTGGCTGAAAAACAGTTACAGGGAGGGGCACTACAATGAACACTCGCAGAAGATTTTGGCCTACATGGCTGAGCAGGGCGTGTCTAAAGACTCCATTCATTCAGCAGTGGAGAAGATCCCACCAAATCAAGGCCTCATGAATCTCTTCCAGTATCTGCAGAGCCACCAGCAGGACTTTGAGCTTGTGGTGGTCTCCGATGCTAACATGTATTTTATTGAAACCTGGCTTAGGCATGCTGGGGTGCGTGACCTTTTCAGAAAGATTTTCACAAACCCGTCCAGTTTTAATGAGGCTGGTCAGCTTGTGCTCCTCCCTTTCCACTCGCACTCATGCCCCCGTTGTCCTGATAACATGTGCAAGCAAGTGATCCTTCGGGAGTATTTGGCGGAGCGGCAAAAGGAGCGTGGCGGCGTTCCCTTTCAGAGGGTCTTCTATATTGGAGATGGGGCCAATGACACCTGCCCTTCTCTGGCTTTGGGGCCCCGGGACACGGCTTTCCCCAGGAGAGACTTTCCAATGCACAGGCTGCTAAAGGAGTTTCAGCAGTCTGCCAAGGTCAAAGCAAACATTGTACCTTGGGTCAGTGGCGAAGACATAGTAGACTGCCTGAAGAAAatagtggaggagagatga
- the LOC116329811 gene encoding synaptic vesicle membrane protein VAT-1 homolog, giving the protein MSGEEDPTQQQQPEQEKKPDEPPSAASDAPQQESGSSSPAAEPPAAAAEPPPPAAAEPAAAAEPPAAAAEPAAEEKPLSFRALVLTGHGGYDKVKLQVKTMAKPKLKAGEVLVRVKACGLNFAELLGRQGLYELLPSPPVTMGMEGSGVIEAVGEDVNDRKVGDRVIALARSGMWQEVVVVSADRTFLMPEEMSFEEGAALTINYMTAYMMLFEMANLRPGKSVLIHMAAGGVGIAATQLCQTVQDVTVFGTASASKHETITQGGVTHPIDYRTKDYVEEIRKISPKGVDIVLDPLGGSDTQKGYSLLKPLGMIIVFGAANCVTGQRKNLLAMAKTWYNQLSLNTMKLMQSNKAVSGFHLGYITDEQLFGRTMSTLLELYKQGKIKPRIDSSYHFEEVTEAMKRMHERQNIGKVILLPEPKKEEEKPKSNAEAGENVEKNDAAISEKKEEEVKAEKD; this is encoded by the exons ATGTCTGGCGAAGAGGATCcaactcagcagcagcagcctgagcaGGAGAAAAAGCCCGATGAGCCTCCCTCAGCTGCTTCGGATGCACCTCAGCAGGAGTCAGGCAGCAGCAGCCCTGCAGCAGAAccaccagcagctgcagcagaaccaccaccaccagctgcagcagaaccagcagctgcagcagaaccaccagcagctgcagcagaaccAGCCGCTGAGGAGAAGCCGCTCTCCTTCCGCGCTCTGGTTCTCACGGGACATGGGGGCTACGACAAAGTCAAGCTGCAGGTGAAGACGATGGCCAAGCCGAAACTGAAGGCAGGAGAGGTCCTGGTGCGCGTCAAGGCATGCGGGCTGAACTTCGCCGAGCTGCTGGGCAGGCAGGGGCTGTACGAGCTGCTGCCTTCCCCGCCCGTCACGATGGGAATGGAGGGCTCCGGGGTCATTGAAGCAGTCGGGGAGGATGTGAATGACAGGAAA GTTGGCGATCGTGTCATCGCATTGGCCCGCAGCGGCATGTGGCAGGAAGTAGTTGTCGTGAGCGCTGACCGCACCTTCCTTATGCCCGAGGAGATGAGTTTTGAGGAAGGTGCTGCTTTAACTATTAACTACATGACCGCCTACATGATGCTGTTTGAGATGGCCAATCTTAGGCCCGGCAAAAGTGTTCTTATACACATGGCAGCAG GTGGTGTGGGTATTGCTGCTACCCAGCTGTGTCAAACTGTGCAGGATGTGACTGTTTTTGGCACGGCATCAGCTTCCAAACATGAGACTATTACCCAAGGCGGGGTAACTCACCCCATCGACTACCGCACCAAAGACTACGTGGAGGAAATCCGCAAAATCAGCCCGAAGG GTGTGGACATCGTCCTCGACCCCCTTGGTGGCTCTGACACCCAAAAAGGCTATAGTTTGTTGAAGCCCCTGGGCATGATTATAGTCTTTG gtgcagccaattgtGTGACGGGCCAGAGGAAGAACCTGCTGGCCATGGCAAAGACCTGGTATAACCAGCTCTCTCTGAACACCATGAAACTGATGCAGTCCAACAAAGCTGTCAGCGGCTTCCACCTGGGATACATCACTGATGAGCAGCTCTTCGGCAGGACTATGTCTACGCTGCTTGAGCTCTACAAGCAGGGAAAGATCAAGCCCCGCATCGACTCCAGCTATCACTTTGAGGAG GTGACTGAAGCCATGAAGCGCATGCACGAACGCCAAAATATTGGGAAAGTCATCCTTCTTCCTGAACCcaagaaggaggaagagaagccAAAGTCCAATGCTGAGGCTGgggaaaatgtggaaaaaaatgatgCTGCCATCAGcgagaagaaagaagaggaagttAAAGCAGAAAAGGATTGA